GAGTCCATGGTATAGGCGGCCATTGCAACACCGTCATTGGCAATCTCTTTACCCTGGCAGTATTGTTGGGTCATTACCAGTTGTCCTATCATTCTGCGGGCTTCCCTGATATAAAGCTGGGGAGTCCAGTTTCCATTATCCGTATATTCATCTTTTGGGTAGCCCCATTGTTTCATTTCATTACGGATGTTAGCCGGTATCCGCGGATCGTTTCCAAGGAAATATAGAAAGCCTTTTGTATAGGTTTCGTGTTCCTCCCGGATTTTTAATCTTGTTTCATAATCAGCTTCGGGGTAATCCCAGTTCATGCCTATCATATCGGTAGAAAAACCGCCTTTGTTATTAATGTCGGTCTTCCCATTAGGCATTTTGCTTATAATAAGCACATCGTTAATTGATTTCCAGGGCGCTTTTTCCTTTAGGCGGAGCAGCAATTCATATTTCTGAGGATCGTAGTTTTCCGGCCTTGTAATGGCTATACGATTTTCAGGCACATTGGTTAAGGTAATACGAAAGTTATAAGCCTGTACTTTTTTATCTCCGGAGCCCATTGCCTGTAAGCTGATGTTAGCTATTCCCCATAATAAACCGCTCTTAGGATCACCTGGTACTTTATACGGGTCAACGCCGTCGGGAAACTGGTGGCCATCCATAACTTCAACGCCGTTTATGGTTTCATGATACTGGCCGTTTGCTTCCCGCCCAACCGTGTACGAAACACCCGAACGGGCCATCAAATCGCCTTCGTAGGTGCAGTCAATAAACTCCTTTGCCTTAATGATAATATTGGTATGGGCGGTGGGTTTCAAAGAATTTTCAACTACCATTTCGGTCAATAGGTTACCGTTCTTATTTACTTTGATAAGGCGGTTTCCCATCAACACGGTAAAACCTGCTGTTTTTGCGTATTCGTTAAAAATATCCTCGGCCACCTTTGGCTCAAATATCCATTGCTCAAATTTTCCGTAATGCTGTCCAATTTTCCGGTAAAAATCTCTGGCCAGGCCGGTAACCACATATTTGTTGCCGATATCCGTATAGCCTAAGCCGCCCGAGGTCATGCCGCCCAAATGATTCCCAGGCTCAACCAATACCACTGTTTTGCCCATTTTTTTTGCTGTATAAGCCGCAATTACACCGGCACAGGTGCCGCCATATATACAAACATCGGCTTCAAACGCTTTGATGTTTTGTGCATACAGGGGCCATGCCATACTAAAATGAGTTACTATGATTAACAGGATGATTACTTTAAAATTTTTCATAGTTGTTTTTTTAAAACGTTCAATAACCAGGTACGGCAAGGCCGGCTACGCTTATTTGGGTACCTGTACCGCACTGTCGTTAATTACAAACGGGTGGTTTTGCAGCATGCGGTAAATTTCGGCCCCTGCCAGCAAAACCGGGCCGTAACCATGTGCTGCGTAGTTATTTATCGGCCGGTAGTAATAAAAAGCAGGATCGAACCCCATGCCTGTACCCACGCAGGTACCTTCTACCTGGCCTTTGTCATTTACTTTTGTACCCACGGCGTTCCAGGCAAGTAATGCCGCTGGTCCGTAAGCTTTGGCATCCAGCCATCCCTTATTGATAGCTCTTGCAAAGCAATAGGCATAAATTGCCGTTGCCGAAGTTTCGAGGTACGAATCGTTCCGGTCAAGCAGCTGGTGCCAGAAACCCGTTGCATCCTGGCGCTGTGCAAGGCCGGCCGCATGTTTTTTTAGCATCTCTGTTAAAAACATTCGTCCCGGATGATCCTGCGGCAGGGCATCAAGTAATTCAATAGTTGTTAAAATAGCCCAGCCATTTGCCCTGGCCCAATGAAACTGTGGGTGCGGATCCATATCCTGAACCCAGCCATGCATAAATAATCCGCGTTCGGTGTTAAACATTCGTTTGCTGAATAATTGGTATTGCTTCACCGCCTCATCAAAATACTTTCTGTCGCCGGTAAGTGCGCCCATTTGTACCAGGGCCGGAAGGCTCATATACAGATCATCAAGCCATAATGTATTTGGGTGAGGGCGGTTACGTGCCAGTGTACCATCGGCCAGGCGAAATTGTTTTGTTAGGATATAGCCGATATAGTTATCAATTATTGGCCGCAGATCCGGCTTTACGGCCCCTGTTTTTACGGCTTTGATCATGGCTGCGGCCATTGACCCGGCATCGTCAAGCGCCTCGGGGGCGATTACCGACTTTACGGGTGTTACTGCCAGTGGCGAGGTTTTTAGGTAGGTTTTAAAGGCAGCAAAAGCGTTACCAATATAACTCAACCGGTTTACGGTGTAGTCTGTAAATTTATTATCCCCGGTTGCTGCGCCTGCCTCCAGCATCCCGGTGTAAGTTACGCCCCATTCATAGCTTATCAGCCTGAAATCGGCGGCTGCAAAAACACTGTTGGAGTTTACCTTGTCGAAATTGTTGATTGCCTGCCCGCTCGGCTT
The genomic region above belongs to Mucilaginibacter sp. KACC 22773 and contains:
- a CDS encoding FAD-dependent oxidoreductase produces the protein MKNFKVIILLIIVTHFSMAWPLYAQNIKAFEADVCIYGGTCAGVIAAYTAKKMGKTVVLVEPGNHLGGMTSGGLGYTDIGNKYVVTGLARDFYRKIGQHYGKFEQWIFEPKVAEDIFNEYAKTAGFTVLMGNRLIKVNKNGNLLTEMVVENSLKPTAHTNIIIKAKEFIDCTYEGDLMARSGVSYTVGREANGQYHETINGVEVMDGHQFPDGVDPYKVPGDPKSGLLWGIANISLQAMGSGDKKVQAYNFRITLTNVPENRIAITRPENYDPQKYELLLRLKEKAPWKSINDVLIISKMPNGKTDINNKGGFSTDMIGMNWDYPEADYETRLKIREEHETYTKGFLYFLGNDPRIPANIRNEMKQWGYPKDEYTDNGNWTPQLYIREARRMIGQLVMTQQYCQGKEIANDGVAMAAYTMDSHNCDRQVVNGMVKNEGNVEVGGFGPYPVSYRAIVPKPAEVANILVPVCLSASHIAYGSIRMEPVFMVLGQSAAVAACQAIDKKIPVQLVDIKAVQKLLKNNPLADGSTPEVLVDNDDTAHVQITGDWKVAQSGGYGPSYLIDTSKTGALNSVKFRPEIVKSSNYNVYVYFPKTKNASTKTHITIFNGTNTTEKIIDQATIQVEGQTSGEWVSLGSYYLSKNKQAYIQISNENASGTTVADAVLFVPSR
- a CDS encoding glycoside hydrolase family 88/105 protein — encoded protein: MSFASFSQNTVSKNNDATTPLHLLKPAYITPYGETKQADVKAVLDRVYHYLDGVTPYQLIDKPSGQAINNFDKVNSNSVFAAADFRLISYEWGVTYTGMLEAGAATGDNKFTDYTVNRLSYIGNAFAAFKTYLKTSPLAVTPVKSVIAPEALDDAGSMAAAMIKAVKTGAVKPDLRPIIDNYIGYILTKQFRLADGTLARNRPHPNTLWLDDLYMSLPALVQMGALTGDRKYFDEAVKQYQLFSKRMFNTERGLFMHGWVQDMDPHPQFHWARANGWAILTTIELLDALPQDHPGRMFLTEMLKKHAAGLAQRQDATGFWHQLLDRNDSYLETSATAIYAYCFARAINKGWLDAKAYGPAALLAWNAVGTKVNDKGQVEGTCVGTGMGFDPAFYYYRPINNYAAHGYGPVLLAGAEIYRMLQNHPFVINDSAVQVPK